The following are from one region of the Aspergillus chevalieri M1 DNA, chromosome 1, nearly complete sequence genome:
- a CDS encoding EF hand domain protein (COG:S;~EggNog:ENOG410PG6V;~InterPro:IPR011992,IPR043145,IPR028846,IPR002048, IPR018247,IPR000433;~PFAM:PF00569;~TransMembrane:1 (i17-34o);~go_function: GO:0005509 - calcium ion binding [Evidence IEA];~go_function: GO:0008270 - zinc ion binding [Evidence IEA]) has translation MPESHAGPTSLSRYRPLLYLFTGVVAAYALVYIHNNLIYPRPEQTSSSLRRRNAVRRRRNDPDDVTDTPSHRAITHLEQLERQNGVYGTFRIETEDGRRVESGLLPSLLATRDQLMEEVGVPPAHAERMREMMEDTFLESFLALDFPPEHVLEERSPERHYLSEQLQRRGISRAGVERALAQFNENSNYGEELRHRRQNGERVTLSTSTFPDVSVPAQNMDADTVVDDQSVFSWRDGNNDTSPTREGQNLLNLLYHIAEDQSRRDGYIHRGVTCNSCNAMPIQGIRYRCANCIDYDLCETCEAMQVHIKTHLFYKVRIPAPFLGNPRQSQPVWYPGKPAMLPRSLPRNLAKRFMKETGFENTELDALWDQFRCLANYEWPDDPNKLYMAIDRKTFDRCFVPNTSIRPPPPSLIYDRMFAFYDTNSDNLIGFEEFLRGLASLNNKSNDERLRRVFRGYDINGDGFVERKDFLRVFRAYYALSRELTRDMVAGLEDDFLEGGARDVVLGSQPISSAFPGSIPSGEPSRIGEGKRINREGDMEVMDNEGVLRHDGSDTGDRYSVVGDSAVRGQFGRVRPMFPSTVRLASAADSHHTGIDGIGEDMDEDEDEDGSESEDASSSSITSDHWPPAEHILEEDVINALGASVPLQEITDPVDRARIGTAVYHRMRDDDQRRVDEARRYGIDERWRRRAFYTDVEDGATIPEGYQRDPDLDDSSDEDEDVIDEQPESHPPSPRSRSSSKVRFQDDFTDDYEIRSTTSSRSIPVGERWGGFEVPEVERDVGKEVLYQVTQQGFNELLDILFKPKEDLLMEVYRTRTERKIWAREIEQFEQTDPHKQKATGDEPEDRHRAAVEQRSLDELLERSGYAVDSPSLEPSRNGGPVLAPPSPRFRVPDDDVRPVHLAEPDDDDFDEEEEEEFDGEETEDEDYEGMPELEAPEEFDEPAPRPVTPELQITHDESAPTTPNYDPTLPQHRPDDVPTELSTTGEETALPLRLRLQPNNSFPIPSSLPSSSPEAEATAPKQPPSPIQPLPPAPTASTSTLPLETEASPTRPTPRMLSRWAFLNQVEREAKERGGTGAKLNFEEFSRRMAADRQRRLAFVASWIEMASF, from the coding sequence ATGCCAGAGTCGCACGCGGGCCCAACGTCGCTCTCGCGATATCGTCCTCTGCTCTACCTTTTTACCGGAGTCGTAGCAGCCTACGCCCTCGTTTACATCCACAATAACCTCATCTACCCCAGACCAGAGCAGACATCCTCCTCCCTCCGCCGCCGAAACGCCGTCCGCCGGAGACGAAACGACCCCGACGATGTCACCGACACACCCTCCCACCGCGCAATCACACATCTCGAACAACTCGAGCGCCAGAATGGAGTCTACGGTACATTCCGCATCGAAACTGAGGACGGACGACGGGTGGAAAGTGGCCTGCTGCCGTCGCTGTTGGCGACACGAGACCAGTTAATGGAGGAAGTTGGGGTGCCGCCAGCCCATGCGGAGCGGATGCGCGAGATGATGGAGGATACGTTcttggagtcgtttcttgcaTTGGATTTCCCGCCCGAGCACGTTTTGGAGGAAAGGAGTCCTGAGAGGCATTATCTGTCGGAGCAGTTGCAGCGGCGGGGGATTTCGCGGGCTGGGGTTGAGAGGGCGCTGGCGCAGTTCAATGAAAATAGTAATTACGGGGAGGAACTAAGGCATCGGAGACAGAATGGGGAACGGGTGACGCTGTCGACGTCGACTTTTCCGGATGTTTCGGTCCCCGCACAGAATATGGATGCTGATACTGTGGTGGATGACCAGAGCGTGTTCTCGTGGAGGGATGGGAATAATGACACGTCGCCTACGCGAGAGGGTCAGAATTTGCTCAACTTGCTATATCATATTGCGGAGGACCAGTCGCGGCGGGATGGGTATATCCATCGAGGAGTTACGTGCAACAGCTGCAATGCCATGCCCATCCAAGGTATTCGGTATCGATGTGCAAATTGCATTGACTACGACCTGTGCGAGACGTGTGAAGCGATGCAAGTGCACATCAAGACACATTTGTTTTACAAAGTCAGAATCCCTGCGCCTTTCCTCGGAAATCCTCGACAGTCTCAGCCCGTTTGGTACCCCGGCAAACCGGCGATGCTCCCTCGCAGCCTTCCGCGGAACCTTGCCAAGCGTTTCATGAAGGAGACGGGATTTGAAAATACCGAATTGGATGCTCTGTGGGATCAGTTCCGCTGTCTTGCGAACTATGAGTGGCCAGATGATCCTAACAAGCTATACATGGCTATTGATCGCAAGACTTTTGATCGCTGCTTCGTGCCCAATACGTCTATCCGGCCGCCTCCTCCAAGTCTTATCTATGATCGCATGTTTGCATTCTACGACACCAACAGTGATAATCTGATTGGATTTGAGGAGTTCTTGAGAGGTCTCGCTAGTCTCAATAACAAGAGCAACGATGAACGGCTGCGCCGTGTGTTCCGTGGATATGATATCAACGGCGACGGCTTCGTGGAACGGAAAGACTTCCTGCGTGTGTTCCGGGCATACTACGCCCTCAGCCGCGAATTAACGCGGGATATGGTTGCCGGTTTGGAAGATGACTTCTTGGAAGGTGGTGCACGGGATGTGGTTCTGGGTAGCCAGCCTATCAGTTCAGCATTCCCGGGCAGTATCCCTTCCGGAGAGCCGTCGAGAATCGGTGAAGGAAAGCGCATCAACCGGGAAGGCGATATGGAGGTTATGGATAACGAAGGTGTTCTGCGACATGACGGCTCTGATACTGGCGATCGCTATAGTGTCGTTGGAGATTCCGCTGTCCGTGGGCAATTCGGACGTGTAAGACCTATGTTTCCGTCTACCGTTCGTCTGGCTTCGGCTGCGGATTCGCATCACACAGGGATTGACGGCATTGGTGAAGATatggacgaggacgaagacgaggatggcAGCGAATCTGAGGACGCGTCGAGCTCATCGATTACCAGTGACCATTGGCCGCCGGCAGAACACATACTCGAGGAGGATGTCATTAACGCTCTTGGCGCCTCGGTTCCTCTCCAAGAAATCACAGACCCTGTTGATCGAGCACGAATTGGAACGGCTGTGTACCACCGCATGCGGGATGACGACCAGAGACGAGTAGACGAAGCTCGTCGGTACGGCATTGACGAGCGCTGGAGGCGGAGAGCATTCTACACCGACGTAGAAGACGGTGCTACGATTCCCGAGGGATACCAGAGAGATCCTGACCTTGACGATTCGagcgatgaagatgaagacgtCATCGATGAACAACCGGAGTCGCACCCGCCATCGCCTCGCTCGCGATCTTCGTCCAAGGTCCGGTTTCAGGATGATTTCACTGACGATTATGAGATCCGGTCTACGACTTCGTCGCGAAGCATTCCTGTTGGAGAACGATGGGGTGGGTTTGAGGTCCCGGAGGTCGAGCGAGATGTGGGAAAGGAGGTTCTGTATCAGGTTACGCAGCAAGGGTTTAACGAGCTGCTTGATATCTTGTTTAAACCGAAAGAAGATCTACTTATGGAGGTCTACCGGACGCGCACTGAGCGGAAGATATGGGCAAGAGAGATTGAGCAGTTTGAGCAAACCGATCCACACAAGCAAAAGGCCACGGGAGATGAACCTGAGGACAGGCACCGTGCCGCAGTGGAACAGAGGTCTCTCGACGAGTTGTTAGAGCGCTCAGGATATGCGGTTGACAGCCCGTCTCTGGAGCCTTCTCGGAATGGTGGTCCTGTGCTTGCTCCCCCTTCTCCTAGATTCAGGGTTCCTGATGACGATGTCCGGCCAGTTCATCTCGCTGAACCAGATGATGACGActtcgacgaagaagaagaagaagaatttGATGGAGAGGAGACTGAAGACGAAGACTATGAGGGGATGCCTGAACTGGAAGCCCCCGAAGAATTCGACGAGCCGGCTCCTCGCCCGGTAACACCTGAACTACAAATAACCCACGACGAATCCGCTCCTACAACACCCAACTACGATCCTACTCTTCCCCAACATCGTCCTGACGACGTACCAACTGAACTCTCTACTACCGGCGAAGAAACCGCCCTtcccctccgcctccgcctccaacCCAACAACTCCTTCCCAATaccctcctccctcccctCGTCCTCCCCCGAAGCCGAAGCAACAGCCCCCAAACAGCCCCCCTCACCCATCCAACCGCTTCCCCCAGCCCCAACAGCCTCAACCTCCACCCTCCCACTAGAAACAGAAGCATCGCCAACCCGGCCAACACCGCGGATGCTTTCCCGGTGGGCATTTCTGAACCAGGTTGAGCGGGAAGCGAAGGAGCGGGGCGGGACAGGGGCGAAGTTGAACTTCGAGGAGTTTTCGAGACGGATGGCGGCGGATCGGCAACGGAGGTTGGCGTTTGTGGCGAGTTGGATTGAGATGGCTAGTTTTTAG
- the MAP1 gene encoding methionine aminopeptidase MAP1 (COG:O;~EggNog:ENOG410PI0E;~InterPro:IPR000994,IPR002467,IPR036005,IPR001714, IPR031615;~MEROPS:MER0001342;~PFAM:PF15801,PF00557;~go_function: GO:0070006 - metalloaminopeptidase activity [Evidence IEA];~go_process: GO:0006508 - proteolysis [Evidence IEA]) has product MAAATVTRKCIGLDCPNDAGTLQCPTCLKMGTDSFFCSQDCFKRSWSDHKSIHKKTTGHYNPFPSFQYTGSLRPVYPLSPMRTVPKSIPHPDYAKDGFPRSEQKFVGRHNITILNAKEQEGMRKVCRLAREVLDIAARELRPGVTTDYIDEVVHKACVERNSYPSPLNYVNFPKSVCTSINETICHGIPDQRPLEDGDIINIDVTLYHEGFHGDINETYYVGDKAKANPDAVKVVETARECLDKSIELVKPGMLFRDPGNVIEKHAKSRNCSVVKSYCGHGINQLFHCAPNVPHYAKNKAVGTAKPGMCFTIEPMINIGTHRDRTWPDDWTSTTADGTLSAQFEHTLLVTEDGVEVLTARLPESPGGPIPLPEASAN; this is encoded by the exons ATGGCTGCGGCAACTGTGACTCGGAAGTGTATTGGCCTGGATTGCCCGAACGACGCTGGCACTCTGCAATGTCCGACATGTCTGAAGATGGGCACCGAtagcttcttctgctcgCAGGACTGTTTCAAGCGGAGCTGG AGCGACCACAAGTCCATTCACAAGAAGA CGACGGGACACTATAACCCTTTTCCATCGTTTCAATATACCGGTTCCCTGCGACCTGTCTACCCGTTGTCTCCGATGCGCACCGTCCCGAAATCCATTCCTCACCCCGACTATGCCAAAGATGGCTTCCCTCGATCAGAACAGAAGTTCGTTGGCCGGCATAATATCACCATCTTGAACGCGAAAGAGCAGGAGGGTATGAGGAAGGTCTGCCGGCTCGCAAGAGAAGTGTTGGATATTGCTGCGCGGGAGCTGCGGCCGGGTGTCACCACGGACTACATTGATGAAGTCGTCCACAAGGCCTGTGTTGAGCGCAAC TCGTACCCATCGCCGCTCAATTATGTGAACTTCCCCAAGTCGGTCTGCACCTCGATCAATGAAACCATCTGCCACGGTATCCCCGACCAGCGGCCGTTGGAGGATGGTGATATCATCAACATCGACGTTACGCTGTACCATGAAGGATTTCACGGAGATATCAACGAGACGTATTATGTTGGAGACAAGGCCAAGGCAAACCCAGATGCTGTGAAGGTCGTGGAGACCGCGCGGGAATGCTTGGACAAGTCGATTGAGTTGGTCAAGCCCGGTATGCTGTTTAGGGACCCCGGAAATGTGATTGAGAAGCACGCAAAGAGCCGGAACTGCAGTGTGGTCAAGAGCTACTGCGGTCATGGTATCAACCAGCTGTTCCACTGCGCACCGAATGTTCCCCACTACGCGAAGAACAAGGCCGTGGGTACTGCGAAGCCTGGCATGTGCTTCACCATTGAGCCCATGATTAACATTGGTACTCACCGAGATCGCACATGGCCCGATGACTGGACGAGCACTACTGCAGACGGGACATTGTCTGCGCAGTTCGAACACACTCTTCTCGTCACTGAAGACGGCGTTGAGGTGTTGACTGCTCGGTTACCGGAATCCCCTGGCGGGCCGATCCCTCTGCCGGAGGCGAGTGCAAATTAA
- a CDS encoding putative MFS multidrug transporter (COG:D,P;~EggNog:ENOG410PGV0;~InterPro:IPR020846,IPR011701,IPR036259;~PFAM:PF07690;~TransMembrane:14 (i58-81o93-112i124-145o157-176i188-208o214-236i248-268o280-302i322-343o355-375i382-403o415-441i453-475o525-543i);~go_function: GO:0022857 - transmembrane transporter activity [Evidence IEA];~go_process: GO:0055085 - transmembrane transport [Evidence IEA]), producing MAPERNPTETSPLLGEQSNALPPSTGAIPRVQGEEGVRSEQQTGGDEDPQVKHVALRYIVPAVSIGIFLSAADQTIIMASYGQIGSDLKALNLTSWIATSYFLTLTSFQPLYGKLSDIFGRKQCLLFAYAVFGTGCLFCGLAQNIKHLIAARVFQGIGGGGMTTVVSILMSDLVPLRERGVWQGIINIVYATGAGIGAPLGGILADFIGWRWAFIAQAPLCIMAFTAVSLMLNLPVQEDTHWKAKLRRVDFAGAIVLVGAVLGFLLGLDRGSNVSWTMPLTIVSLSVSVVLFILFVIIEVYFAAEPFAPGYIIFDRTFFANYGCNFASFGSWLAALFYIPLYFQAVDGVSATVSGLRLLPSICTGVFGSLFAGFVMKWTGRYYWLTVGGYTSLTLGITGVFLFSGGAVPSTAGMIMSMVMSAFGNGIGVTTTLIGLISNASPEDQAVVTACSYLFRSLGSVIGLSLSSTVVQQLLRMRLRSALHDSKDIDKIVDGVRQSLDYIKILDPAVSRIVRGSYGWATNKGFAFMIGIVILALVSSFFIREKRLNR from the exons ATGGCACCGGAAAGAAATCCGACAGAGACCTCCCCGTTGCTCGGAGAACAGAGCAATGCTCTCCCCCCCTCAACGGGGGCTATTCCCAGAGTCCAAGGCGAGGAGGGCGTTCGTTCGGAGCAACAGACtggaggagatgaagatcCACAGGTCAAGCATGTTGCTCTCCGGTACATCGTCCCGGCAGTCTCGATAGGT ATCTTCCTATCTGCAGCAGACCAAACTATCATTATGGCTAGTTATGGCCAAATTGGAAGTGATCTGAAAGCCCTCAATTTGACCAGTTGGATAGCCACTTCGTACTTCCTGACACTCACGTCATTTCAACCCCTGTATGGCAAATTGAGTGATATTTTCGGCCGAAAGCAATGTCTCTTATTCGCATATGCGGTTTTTGGGACAGGGTGCTTGTTCTGTGGCTTAGCGCAGAATATCAAGCATCTCATTGCTGCGCGT GTCTTCCAAGGTATTGGAGGAGGTGGTATGACTACCGTTGTTAGTATTCTTATGAGTGACCTTGTTCCTCTACGTGAGCGAGGAGTATGGCAGGGTATCATCAATATCGTCTATGCTACCGGTGCAGGTATTGGCGCACCATTGG GTGGTATCTTGGCTGATTTTATCGGCTGGCGTTG GGCTTTCATCGCGCAAGCGCCGCTCTGCATTATGGCATTTACAGCTGTGTCATTAATGTTGAACTTACCAGTGCAAGAAGACACCCATTGGAAAGCTAAGCTCCGCCGTGTTGATTTCGCTGGAGCGATTGTCCTTGTGGGGGCCGTGCTCGGCTTCCTCCTTGGCCTCGACCGGGGAAGTAATGTGTCATGGACCATGCCATTAACGATTGTGTCTTTGTCGGTCTCTGTAGTGCTGTTCATACTCTTTGTTATCATTGAGGTATACTTCGCAGCAGAACCTTTTGCTCCCGGATACATCATCTTTGACCGAACATTTttcgccaattatggatgcAACTTCGCCAGCTTTGGCAGCTGGCTTGCGGCACTCTTTTACATCCCTTTGTATTTCCAAGCGGTTGATGGTGTCTCTGCCACTGTGTCTGGACTGCGACTCCTCCCGAGTATTTGTACCGGTGTTTTCGGTTCTCTTTTCGCTGGATTTGTCATGAAATGGACCGGAAGGTACTACTGGCTAACTGTTGGGGGTTATACCTCGCTTACACTCGGAATCACTGGGGTCTTCCTTTTCTCCGGCGGTGCAGTGCCTAGCACTGCTGGTATGATCATGTCTATGGTCATGTCTGCTTTTGGAAACGGTATCGGCGTCACGACGACGTTGATTGGATTAA TCTCAAACGCCAGTCCCGAAGATCAAGCAGTGGTGACTGCCTGCTCATATCTCTTCCGCTCGCTAGGATCAGTGATAGGACTCTCTCTGTCCTCGACCGTTGTCCAGCAACTTCTCCGAATGCGACTGAGGTCCGCGCTGCACGACAGCAAGGACATCGATAAGATCGTAGACGGAGTGCGACAGAGCCTTGACTACATCAAAATCCTCGATCCGGCAGTCTCCAGGATTGTTCGCGGCTCTTACGGCTGGGCAACCAACAAAGGGTTCGCGTTTATGATTGGCATTGTAATACTTGCTCTTGTGAGCAGCTTTTTCATTCGGGAGAAGAGACTTAACCGCTGA